A single genomic interval of Rosistilla ulvae harbors:
- a CDS encoding cytochrome c oxidase subunit II — translation MQTLQNLSFVLADVSDGFWFPKTASNFATEVDFMYKAILWISVAFFVPMMIYMGWAAFKFQKPKGEKAEGKATHNTALELAWSVGPCFLLIWMFYRGSVGYLDMRQPPSDAREVQVTAQKWSWLFDYGSGIMNPELHVVKDQPTKLIMRSKDVLHAMYIPAFRVKRDIVPGRYNTLWFTPTIGTESLTDDEMQWKSDDPEEAGNILNQGKYFDFYCAEYCGKDHSMMQGKIVVHETQDEYDAWLESANRRPDDQTPEQYGEFLYATRGCKGCHSADGTAGQCPTFLNSFGAEHEMVDGSKVSVDENYIRESILNPKAKVVKGYPPVMPSFQGQLNDDQIDSLVAYIKSLKK, via the coding sequence ATGCAAACATTACAGAACCTCTCGTTCGTCCTCGCCGACGTCTCCGACGGTTTTTGGTTCCCCAAAACCGCGTCGAACTTCGCCACGGAAGTCGACTTCATGTACAAGGCGATCCTGTGGATCAGCGTCGCGTTTTTCGTGCCGATGATGATCTACATGGGTTGGGCGGCGTTCAAGTTCCAAAAGCCCAAGGGTGAAAAAGCCGAAGGCAAAGCAACGCACAACACCGCGTTGGAATTGGCTTGGTCGGTTGGCCCCTGCTTCCTGCTGATCTGGATGTTCTATCGCGGTAGCGTCGGATATCTGGACATGCGGCAACCGCCAAGCGATGCCCGTGAAGTCCAAGTCACCGCGCAAAAATGGTCGTGGTTGTTCGATTACGGCAGCGGAATCATGAATCCCGAACTGCACGTCGTCAAAGATCAACCGACCAAATTGATCATGCGATCCAAGGATGTCTTGCACGCGATGTACATCCCTGCGTTTCGCGTCAAACGCGACATCGTTCCAGGCCGGTACAACACGCTTTGGTTCACGCCAACGATCGGTACCGAATCGTTGACCGACGATGAGATGCAGTGGAAGAGCGATGATCCAGAAGAAGCTGGGAACATCTTGAACCAAGGCAAATACTTCGACTTCTACTGTGCGGAGTATTGCGGCAAAGATCACTCGATGATGCAGGGCAAGATCGTCGTCCACGAGACCCAAGACGAATACGACGCTTGGTTGGAATCGGCAAACCGCCGTCCGGACGATCAGACCCCCGAACAATACGGCGAGTTCCTGTATGCGACCCGTGGCTGCAAAGGTTGCCATTCGGCCGACGGTACCGCCGGTCAATGCCCAACGTTCTTGAACAGCTTCGGCGCAGAGCACGAGATGGTTGACGGCAGCAAGGTTTCGGTCGACGAAAACTACATTCGCGAATCGATCCTGAACCCGAAGGCCAAGGTGGTCAAAGGTTATCCGCCGGTAATGCCGTCGTTCCAAGGCCAGTTGAACGACGACCAGATCGACTCCTTGGTCGCTTATATCAAGTCACTGAAAAAGTAA